One window from the genome of Salisaeta longa DSM 21114 encodes:
- a CDS encoding carboxymuconolactone decarboxylase family protein → MSTTVSNAAQEVRSAAKDAMGFVPNLITEMTEHNPAVGATYLQANGAIDDGVLAGPEQQAVILAISSYNDCHYCTKAHAAAGKAAGLDAATIATINEGGLPEDERLRRLVQATRRIMGKRGWLSSNDLDELSAQDISKAEIYEIVTLLGIKTISNYVNHIAQTPVDDAFQQ, encoded by the coding sequence ATGTCAACCACCGTATCCAACGCCGCCCAAGAGGTTCGCAGCGCCGCGAAAGACGCCATGGGCTTCGTGCCCAACCTCATCACCGAGATGACGGAGCACAACCCGGCCGTTGGCGCCACCTACTTGCAGGCCAACGGCGCCATCGACGACGGCGTGCTCGCGGGCCCCGAGCAACAGGCCGTCATCCTTGCAATTTCCAGCTACAACGACTGCCACTACTGCACGAAAGCGCATGCCGCGGCCGGCAAAGCCGCCGGACTTGACGCTGCGACCATCGCAACCATTAACGAAGGCGGGCTGCCCGAAGATGAGCGCCTGCGCCGCCTCGTGCAAGCCACTCGGCGGATTATGGGCAAGCGCGGATGGCTCTCGTCGAACGATCTCGACGAACTGTCGGCCCAGGACATTTCCAAGGCGGAGATCTATGAGATCGTGACGCTGCTGGGCATCAAGACGATCAGCAACTACGTCAACCACATTGCCCAAACGCCGGTAGACGACGCGTTTCAGCAGTAG
- a CDS encoding dihydroorotase, giving the protein MTPDLLIQNGRVLDPVAGTVRTADILIRDGNIASVGTDVAASDVPTYDATGRLVSPGWLDMHVHLREPGFEHKETIATGARAAVKGGFTAVACMPNTEPAIHTRDVVEFVRQRAAETPITVHPIGTVSKERAGRSLAEMGDLAAGGAVAFSDDGAPVYDAGLMRRALEYSATLKRPIINHMENRALNPDGHMHEGSVSARLGIGGIPGLSEDVMVARDIELAAYTGGHLHVAHISTARSVELVRRAKAEGVPVTAEVCTHHLALTDEAVASSDFSTHTKMHPPLRPARDVDALKAGLADGTIDALCTDHAPHAPHEKEVEFTAAPFGIIGLETAWGLIGRELIAPGHLSVEEAVGKLTVAPRRILNLPAPTLDEGAPANLTIFDTDTSWTFSGDDIRSKSRNTPFVGAAMQGKAWAVYTKGTLNICDEA; this is encoded by the coding sequence ATGACGCCCGATTTGCTGATTCAGAATGGCCGCGTGCTCGATCCGGTAGCGGGCACGGTGCGCACGGCCGACATCCTCATTCGTGATGGAAACATTGCGTCTGTGGGTACAGACGTAGCGGCGTCCGATGTGCCGACGTATGACGCCACCGGCCGGCTGGTATCGCCCGGCTGGCTCGACATGCACGTGCACCTGCGCGAGCCGGGGTTCGAGCACAAAGAGACCATCGCCACCGGCGCGCGCGCTGCGGTGAAGGGCGGCTTTACGGCTGTGGCCTGCATGCCCAACACCGAGCCCGCGATTCATACGCGCGATGTGGTCGAGTTCGTGCGCCAGCGCGCCGCCGAAACGCCCATCACGGTGCACCCTATCGGCACCGTATCGAAGGAACGCGCCGGAAGGTCGCTTGCCGAAATGGGCGATTTGGCCGCGGGCGGTGCGGTGGCCTTTAGCGACGACGGCGCGCCCGTCTACGACGCGGGCCTCATGCGCCGCGCGCTCGAATACAGCGCCACGCTCAAGCGCCCCATCATCAACCACATGGAAAACCGGGCGCTCAACCCCGACGGCCACATGCACGAGGGCTCCGTGTCGGCGCGGCTGGGCATTGGCGGCATTCCGGGCCTTTCGGAGGATGTGATGGTGGCGCGCGACATCGAGCTGGCGGCTTACACGGGCGGGCACCTGCACGTGGCCCACATCTCTACGGCGCGTTCGGTAGAACTCGTGCGGCGCGCCAAAGCCGAGGGCGTGCCGGTCACCGCCGAAGTGTGCACCCACCACCTGGCGCTCACCGACGAGGCGGTAGCATCGAGCGACTTCTCCACCCACACCAAGATGCACCCGCCGCTGCGTCCGGCCCGCGACGTGGATGCGCTAAAAGCGGGCCTCGCGGATGGCACCATCGATGCGCTGTGCACCGATCATGCCCCCCACGCGCCCCACGAAAAGGAGGTCGAGTTTACGGCCGCTCCGTTTGGCATCATCGGGCTGGAGACGGCCTGGGGCCTCATCGGCCGCGAGCTCATCGCACCGGGTCACCTGTCGGTTGAGGAAGCGGTGGGGAAGCTCACCGTGGCGCCGCGCCGCATTCTGAACCTGCCCGCCCCCACGCTGGACGAAGGCGCACCGGCCAATCTCACCATTTTCGACACCGATACGTCGTGGACGTTCTCAGGCGATGACATCCGCTCCAAGAGCCGCAACACGCCGTTCGTGGGCGCCGCGATGCAGGGCAAAGCGTGGGCGGTGTATACCAAGGGCACGCTCAACATCTGCGACGAAGCGTAG
- the thrA gene encoding bifunctional aspartate kinase/homoserine dehydrogenase I — protein sequence MTAPSSAAWAVYKFGGTSLATPDRLLRAARLVHEAGRPIATVVSAMGGVTDRLLDLAQAAPTADAPPLEPLDALIADQRAAATALLDDPAAVHAQLATDRDAIADVLRTMQHLRAVPPAAHALIGGFGEQWSARLLTGVLRAQGKTVGLLDARDVLIVSHERTGPSVDWDATRRRFNAWRAEHPSIDHAVVTGFIASTPAGVPTTLGRNGSDVSAALFGVLFDAHSVTIWTDVDGVMSANPRYVPDAQPLDALSYDEALELAYFGAHVIHPRTLAPVMAHNLPLIIRNTFNPEAPGTRIDATGTEDRLVKGFSTIDDVALLTLEGTGMMGVPGTARRLFDALEAAGISVILISQGSSEHSICFAVPTAEADTAAEVANDAFYAAIDRGHVQPVRVAPDCSILAVVGQQMSGTPGVAATFFSALAHAGVNVRAIAQGASERNISAVVDRDAAQRALRAAHAGFYLSPRTVSIGIIGAGNVGAALVEQIHAERERLLRDHTIDLRVRGLCTSRQMLCGATHLDLSTWHHDLNAAPATDLDAFVDHVHSEAYPHTVLVDCTASGAVADRYAGWLQRGIHVVTPNKRASTAPWTDYLRLHRAREHRARYLYETTVGAGLPILQTLHNLIETGDRVHHIEGILSGTLSYLFNAFDGERPFSAILQQAKDEGFTEPDPRDDLSGMDVARKVVILAREMGIPLEVGDVSVDGLVPDALTDGPVEDFMDALPAYDDEMTDILRTAQAEGKVLRFVGRVDAEGNASVRLRRYDAEHPFARINHTDNIVRFQTDRYATNPLIVQGPGAGPRVTAAGVFADILRLLQ from the coding sequence ATGACTGCACCCTCTAGCGCTGCCTGGGCTGTTTACAAGTTTGGCGGCACAAGCCTCGCAACGCCCGATCGTCTCCTCCGCGCCGCCCGCCTGGTTCACGAGGCCGGCCGCCCGATAGCCACGGTCGTTTCGGCCATGGGCGGCGTTACCGACCGGCTGCTCGACCTCGCCCAGGCAGCCCCCACGGCCGATGCGCCGCCCCTCGAACCCCTCGACGCCCTCATCGCCGACCAGCGGGCTGCCGCCACCGCCCTCCTGGACGATCCAGCGGCCGTACATGCGCAGCTGGCCACCGACCGCGACGCCATCGCCGACGTCCTCCGCACCATGCAGCACCTGCGGGCCGTTCCCCCCGCGGCCCACGCGCTCATTGGCGGCTTTGGCGAGCAGTGGAGCGCCCGGCTGCTCACCGGCGTACTGCGCGCGCAAGGCAAAACCGTGGGCCTGCTCGACGCCCGCGATGTCCTGATCGTCTCGCATGAACGCACCGGCCCCTCGGTTGACTGGGACGCCACCCGCCGCCGCTTCAACGCGTGGCGCGCTGAGCACCCATCCATCGACCACGCCGTCGTCACCGGCTTCATCGCTTCGACGCCCGCCGGCGTGCCCACCACCCTGGGGCGCAACGGCAGCGACGTATCGGCAGCGCTCTTTGGCGTGCTGTTCGATGCCCACAGCGTGACAATATGGACGGACGTGGACGGCGTGATGAGCGCCAACCCGCGGTACGTGCCCGATGCACAGCCGCTCGATGCGCTCTCCTACGACGAGGCGCTGGAACTGGCCTACTTTGGCGCCCACGTGATCCACCCGCGCACGCTGGCGCCGGTGATGGCCCACAACCTGCCGCTCATCATCCGCAACACCTTCAACCCCGAGGCGCCCGGCACCCGCATCGACGCCACCGGAACGGAAGACCGCCTTGTAAAGGGCTTTTCCACGATTGATGACGTCGCGCTGCTTACCCTTGAGGGCACCGGCATGATGGGCGTGCCTGGCACCGCGCGGCGCTTGTTCGACGCGCTGGAGGCGGCTGGCATCTCCGTCATTCTGATCTCGCAGGGCTCCAGCGAGCACTCCATTTGCTTTGCGGTGCCCACCGCCGAAGCCGACACCGCTGCGGAGGTGGCCAACGATGCGTTTTACGCGGCCATCGACCGGGGGCATGTGCAGCCGGTGCGCGTGGCGCCAGACTGCAGCATCCTTGCCGTCGTCGGGCAGCAGATGTCGGGCACGCCCGGCGTTGCGGCTACGTTCTTTAGCGCCCTCGCCCACGCCGGCGTAAACGTGCGGGCCATCGCACAGGGCGCCTCCGAGCGTAACATCAGCGCGGTGGTCGACCGCGACGCGGCCCAGCGGGCGTTGCGGGCGGCGCATGCGGGCTTCTACCTGTCGCCCCGCACCGTGTCTATTGGAATCATTGGCGCGGGCAACGTGGGCGCGGCCCTCGTGGAGCAGATACACGCCGAGCGCGAGCGGCTCTTGCGCGATCACACCATCGACCTGCGCGTGCGGGGGCTTTGCACGTCGCGGCAGATGCTGTGTGGCGCCACACACCTCGACCTCTCCACCTGGCACCACGACCTGAACGCGGCGCCCGCCACCGACCTCGATGCGTTCGTGGATCACGTCCATAGCGAGGCGTACCCGCACACCGTCCTCGTCGACTGCACCGCAAGCGGCGCTGTGGCCGATCGGTACGCCGGCTGGTTGCAACGCGGCATCCACGTGGTAACGCCCAACAAACGCGCAAGCACCGCGCCGTGGACGGACTATCTGCGCCTGCACCGGGCCCGCGAGCACCGCGCACGTTATCTCTACGAAACCACCGTGGGCGCCGGGCTGCCCATCTTGCAAACCCTGCACAACCTCATCGAAACCGGCGATCGCGTGCACCACATCGAGGGGATTCTCTCGGGCACGCTGTCGTACCTCTTCAACGCGTTCGATGGCGAACGTCCGTTCTCTGCCATCTTGCAGCAAGCAAAAGACGAAGGCTTCACCGAGCCCGATCCGCGCGACGATCTTTCCGGAATGGATGTCGCCCGCAAGGTGGTGATTTTGGCCCGCGAGATGGGCATACCGCTGGAAGTAGGCGACGTCTCGGTCGACGGCCTCGTGCCCGACGCCCTCACCGACGGTCCGGTGGAGGACTTTATGGACGCACTGCCTGCGTACGACGACGAGATGACGGACATCCTTCGCACCGCACAGGCCGAGGGCAAGGTGCTCCGCTTCGTGGGCCGCGTGGATGCGGAGGGCAACGCCTCCGTGCGCCTGCGCCGCTACGACGCCGAGCATCCGTTTGCTCGCATCAACCACACCGACAACATCGTGCGCTTCCAAACGGATCGCTACGCAACCAATCCGCTGATCGTGCAGGGCCCCGGCGCCGGGCCCCGCGTGACTGCTGCCGGCGTCTTCGCCGACATCCTACGTCTGCTACAGTAA
- a CDS encoding purine-nucleoside phosphorylase, which translates to MSTASLRTADDLTTYRHQVDEAAQFISARADAVPSTALILGTGLGGLADRMAVTHTLPYDEIPHFPVSTVDAHAGRLLIGTLDETPVVAMQGRMHAYEDYGPWQLGFPVRVLGTLGIDTLLISNAAGGLNPHFSASDIMLITDHINFLGLNPLTGPNHDGWGPRFPDMSEPYDPALRRCLQDVALEHGIKLQQGVYMAALGPSLETKAEYRFMRQMGADAVGMSTVPEVLVARHMGIRVAALSVITDECFPDALEPVHIDDVLAAADAAKPQLTRLVTDALARIAA; encoded by the coding sequence ATGAGCACTGCTTCTTTGCGCACCGCTGACGACCTCACCACCTACCGGCATCAGGTGGACGAGGCGGCTCAGTTCATCTCCGCCCGCGCCGATGCGGTCCCCTCCACGGCGCTCATCCTGGGCACAGGCCTGGGCGGCCTCGCCGACCGAATGGCCGTCACTCATACGCTGCCGTACGACGAAATTCCGCACTTCCCGGTGTCTACGGTGGATGCGCACGCCGGCCGCCTGCTGATCGGTACGCTTGACGAGACGCCGGTGGTGGCCATGCAGGGGCGCATGCACGCGTACGAGGATTATGGGCCCTGGCAGTTGGGCTTTCCGGTACGTGTGCTCGGTACGCTGGGCATCGACACACTGCTGATCTCGAACGCCGCTGGCGGCCTCAATCCGCACTTTTCGGCGTCCGACATCATGCTCATCACCGACCACATCAACTTCTTGGGTCTGAACCCGCTTACCGGGCCAAACCATGACGGATGGGGGCCGCGCTTTCCGGACATGAGCGAGCCGTACGATCCTGCGCTGCGGCGCTGCCTGCAGGATGTCGCCCTTGAACACGGCATCAAGCTGCAACAGGGCGTGTACATGGCCGCCCTCGGCCCGTCGCTGGAAACGAAGGCCGAGTACCGCTTCATGCGGCAGATGGGTGCCGATGCGGTGGGCATGAGCACGGTGCCCGAGGTGCTTGTGGCGCGCCACATGGGCATTCGTGTAGCCGCGCTTTCCGTCATTACGGACGAGTGCTTCCCCGATGCCCTGGAGCCGGTGCACATTGACGATGTGCTTGCAGCGGCCGACGCGGCCAAGCCCCAGCTCACCCGTCTCGTCACCGATGCCCTCGCGCGCATCGCGGCCTAA
- a CDS encoding DivIVA domain-containing protein has product MNLTPLDIRKQEFEKNLRGYAPEEVDTFLDMVASQVEELTEERRRLNDRIDELEQRTADYQKVEETLQEVLETTRSSAEQQLENANQKAENIVDEAQNKADRRIQDAEAKAQSIVQEAKSEAEAIRRTAEDDVAATASQLREEVQHLQGRRQEIVARLRSFLAAEMDILSGYAEGGHVVSAAPEDATDEDTAPDTTTLHAVSPEEAADAAPETADDAAATDAAPPAQEDAPPEEPSTQADAAREAADTSDDIDGIFDDLSSIGEPGEETPTSSEPSTETFDAFDDILNDLSGASAETADEADAPEDANAPAADAGSEAADEDIDFGAVFGGETADEAEEQPAEASDTGASGPETLRDAAAEDDELGAVMEDLFPDDEAMAMGPSLDEAEADEDAGAKAPETVDSTTEELSVEDTDAGSDTMAAAAAEDQELGAAMEALFPSLEQAEDASEGPDTQALDTSSMDTQTLQAPTEDDEPASRDTQELDTQAMDTTQTNPPTASQFEAIKEDVQNRDVSEDEKSAQKQRSRSSDEDEASTEEIEKIWNILEDMD; this is encoded by the coding sequence ATGAATTTGACGCCCCTCGACATTCGGAAGCAAGAGTTCGAAAAGAACCTGCGCGGCTATGCGCCCGAGGAGGTCGACACCTTCTTGGATATGGTCGCCTCGCAGGTCGAGGAGCTCACCGAAGAACGCCGGCGGCTGAACGACCGCATCGATGAGCTGGAGCAGCGAACGGCCGATTATCAGAAAGTCGAAGAGACGCTCCAGGAGGTCCTGGAAACCACGCGGAGCAGCGCCGAGCAGCAGCTCGAAAACGCCAACCAGAAAGCAGAAAATATCGTCGACGAGGCCCAGAACAAGGCCGACCGGCGCATCCAAGACGCCGAAGCGAAGGCCCAATCGATTGTGCAAGAGGCCAAATCCGAGGCCGAAGCGATCCGCCGCACCGCCGAAGACGACGTCGCGGCGACGGCCAGCCAACTGCGCGAAGAGGTGCAGCACCTGCAGGGGCGGCGGCAGGAAATTGTCGCGCGCCTGCGATCGTTTCTTGCAGCCGAAATGGATATCCTGTCCGGCTATGCCGAGGGCGGGCACGTCGTCTCCGCCGCGCCTGAGGACGCCACGGACGAAGACACGGCCCCCGACACCACCACGCTGCACGCGGTCTCCCCGGAGGAGGCCGCCGATGCCGCACCCGAGACTGCCGACGACGCAGCAGCGACGGATGCGGCGCCCCCGGCACAGGAGGATGCCCCGCCGGAAGAGCCGTCTACGCAGGCCGACGCGGCCCGCGAGGCCGCCGACACCTCGGATGACATCGACGGTATCTTTGATGACCTGAGCAGCATCGGCGAACCAGGCGAGGAGACGCCAACGTCTTCGGAGCCTAGCACGGAAACCTTCGACGCCTTTGATGACATCCTGAACGACCTTTCCGGGGCCTCTGCCGAGACGGCCGATGAGGCCGATGCGCCCGAGGACGCGAACGCGCCCGCAGCTGACGCGGGCAGCGAGGCGGCTGACGAAGACATCGACTTTGGCGCTGTTTTTGGCGGGGAGACCGCAGATGAAGCCGAAGAGCAACCGGCCGAAGCGTCTGACACCGGCGCAAGCGGCCCCGAAACCCTCCGCGATGCCGCTGCCGAAGACGACGAACTGGGCGCCGTAATGGAGGACCTGTTCCCCGACGACGAAGCGATGGCGATGGGTCCGTCGTTGGACGAAGCGGAAGCAGACGAGGATGCCGGAGCGAAAGCACCTGAAACCGTCGATTCGACCACCGAGGAGCTTTCCGTTGAAGACACCGACGCTGGCTCGGATACCATGGCGGCCGCCGCGGCGGAGGACCAAGAGCTCGGCGCAGCAATGGAGGCCCTCTTCCCTTCGCTTGAGCAAGCCGAGGACGCATCCGAAGGTCCTGACACGCAGGCCCTCGACACGTCTTCGATGGACACCCAAACGCTGCAAGCGCCCACTGAGGACGACGAGCCGGCTTCCCGGGACACGCAAGAGCTGGACACCCAGGCCATGGACACCACGCAGACCAATCCGCCGACGGCCTCACAGTTCGAGGCGATTAAAGAGGATGTTCAGAACCGCGATGTGTCGGAGGACGAGAAAAGTGCACAGAAGCAACGCAGCCGGTCGTCGGATGAAGACGAAGCCTCGACCGAAGAGATCGAGAAGATCTGGAATATCCTGGAGGATATGGACTAA
- a CDS encoding YggS family pyridoxal phosphate-dependent enzyme — MPSTSDTQLAHDAVAARVAKVRARIEAACDRADRSPDDITLVAVSKTFPMQAIDAGQAAGLMHFGENRARQLRDKAKARPGQHAGGDVIWRMIGHLQTNKAKFVARHADAFDALDSPRLAEELNKRAAKNDRVLPCLVQVNISGADQKYGLPPQDTHAFLDALADHEHLAVRGLMAMASFTEDPEDVRDQFKQMHELFATYDARNNPRVTMETLSTGMSNDFEVAIEEGSTMVRLGTAVFGPRSYD; from the coding sequence ATGCCTTCAACCTCCGATACTCAGCTTGCGCACGACGCGGTTGCGGCCCGCGTCGCGAAGGTACGCGCCCGTATCGAAGCCGCCTGCGACCGCGCTGATCGCTCGCCCGATGACATCACGCTCGTAGCGGTCTCCAAAACCTTCCCGATGCAGGCCATCGACGCCGGACAGGCCGCCGGCTTGATGCACTTTGGCGAGAACCGTGCCCGGCAGCTCCGCGACAAAGCCAAGGCGCGCCCCGGACAGCACGCGGGCGGCGACGTCATCTGGCGCATGATTGGACACCTGCAAACCAACAAGGCCAAGTTTGTGGCCCGGCATGCCGATGCGTTTGACGCGCTCGACAGCCCGCGCCTCGCGGAGGAGCTCAACAAGCGCGCCGCCAAAAACGACCGGGTGCTGCCCTGCCTCGTGCAGGTAAACATCAGCGGCGCCGATCAGAAATACGGCCTCCCGCCGCAAGACACCCACGCGTTCCTCGATGCCCTGGCCGACCACGAACACCTCGCCGTGCGCGGCCTGATGGCCATGGCCTCGTTCACCGAAGACCCCGAAGACGTACGCGACCAGTTTAAGCAGATGCACGAGCTGTTTGCCACCTACGACGCCCGCAACAACCCACGCGTCACGATGGAGACCCTCTCCACTGGCATGTCGAACGATTTTGAAGTGGCCATCGAGGAAGGCAGCACCATGGTGCGCCTGGGCACAGCCGTGTTTGGCCCGCGCTCCTACGACTAG
- a CDS encoding amidase, producing MAIDRRAFLESCSALGLTGLFPGALYARAAAHTPPTITAADIAHAANLAGLSFSEKERKALVESLRNKLAQYQALRKEPLPNHRRPSTVFDPRLGGAALPSGDASFTWQPPADVARPAREEDLAYASIATLSALLRARKITAQELTVLFLDRLKRLDPKLKAVITYTERRAQRAARRADAELDAGTWRGPLHGIPYGAKDLLAVEGYRTTWGATPYKDQTLDTTAAVVQQLDDAGAILIAKLSLGALAWGDVWFGGKTRNPWNVSQGSSGSSAGPGSAVAAGCVPFAIGSETLGSIVSPSTRNGVTGHRPTFGAVSRHGAMALSWTMDKLGPMTRSALDAALVFEAIRGKDPRDPTTVAMPFAFDPSSDLSALRVGYLEEAFAGDYDNAAADEEALDVLRAAGVTLEPLSLPTDLPIGALLNTLEVEAAAAFDELLRSGRVDELVSQGENTWPRVFKGARFVPAVEHVQMSRVRTHLMEQMHAAMGDLDGFVSPTFQGGTLSITNLTGHPCVCVPNAFRAVEGAGPQKQPGSLSFIGALYRDDVPLRLAHAFQQATDFHRRRPPLK from the coding sequence ATGGCTATCGATCGCCGGGCTTTTCTTGAAAGCTGTTCAGCCCTGGGCCTCACCGGACTGTTCCCCGGGGCGCTTTATGCGCGCGCCGCGGCCCACACGCCGCCCACCATCACCGCGGCGGACATTGCCCATGCGGCCAACCTCGCCGGCCTTTCGTTTTCGGAAAAAGAGCGCAAGGCCCTGGTGGAGAGCCTGCGGAATAAGCTTGCGCAGTACCAGGCGCTGCGTAAGGAGCCGCTGCCCAACCACCGCCGCCCGTCTACGGTGTTCGATCCGCGCCTGGGCGGGGCCGCCCTCCCGTCCGGCGACGCGTCGTTTACCTGGCAGCCCCCGGCGGATGTTGCGCGGCCGGCGCGGGAGGAGGACCTCGCGTATGCCAGCATCGCTACGCTCTCGGCCCTGTTACGCGCGCGCAAGATCACGGCACAGGAGCTCACCGTGCTGTTTCTGGATCGCCTCAAGCGCCTCGATCCCAAGCTGAAGGCCGTCATCACGTACACCGAGCGCCGCGCGCAGCGTGCAGCCCGACGCGCGGATGCAGAGCTCGACGCGGGTACCTGGCGCGGCCCGCTGCACGGCATCCCCTACGGCGCCAAAGATCTGCTTGCCGTGGAGGGCTACCGCACCACGTGGGGCGCAACGCCTTACAAAGATCAAACGCTCGACACCACGGCCGCGGTCGTGCAGCAGCTAGACGACGCGGGAGCCATTCTCATTGCGAAGCTCTCGCTGGGCGCGCTGGCCTGGGGCGATGTCTGGTTTGGCGGAAAGACGCGCAATCCGTGGAACGTGTCGCAGGGCAGCAGCGGCTCCTCGGCGGGCCCAGGATCGGCGGTGGCCGCCGGGTGTGTTCCGTTTGCTATTGGCTCCGAGACGCTGGGCTCCATCGTGTCGCCGTCGACCCGCAACGGCGTCACGGGCCATCGCCCCACGTTTGGGGCGGTAAGTCGCCACGGTGCCATGGCCCTCTCGTGGACGATGGACAAGCTGGGGCCCATGACGCGCTCTGCCCTCGATGCGGCCCTCGTGTTCGAGGCGATCCGGGGCAAGGATCCGCGCGACCCCACCACCGTGGCGATGCCGTTTGCGTTCGATCCGTCCTCCGACCTGTCGGCGCTTCGGGTGGGTTACCTGGAGGAGGCGTTTGCGGGAGACTACGACAACGCGGCGGCTGATGAGGAGGCGCTCGATGTGCTGCGTGCGGCGGGCGTAACACTCGAACCGCTGTCGCTTCCCACCGATCTTCCCATTGGCGCGTTGCTCAACACGCTGGAGGTGGAGGCTGCAGCCGCCTTCGATGAGCTGCTGCGCTCCGGCCGGGTCGACGAGCTGGTCAGTCAGGGGGAAAACACGTGGCCGCGCGTCTTTAAAGGTGCACGGTTTGTGCCGGCGGTGGAGCATGTGCAGATGAGCCGCGTGCGCACCCACCTCATGGAACAGATGCACGCCGCGATGGGCGACCTCGACGGGTTTGTGTCGCCCACGTTTCAGGGCGGCACGCTCAGCATCACCAATCTTACGGGGCACCCGTGCGTGTGCGTGCCGAACGCGTTTCGGGCGGTAGAGGGCGCCGGGCCGCAGAAGCAGCCGGGCAGCCTCTCGTTCATCGGGGCGCTGTACCGCGACGATGTGCCGCTTCGCCTTGCGCACGCCTTCCAACAAGCCACCGACTTTCACCGTCGGCGCCCGCCGCTTAAGTAG
- a CDS encoding sucrase ferredoxin has protein sequence MAAPSSFCSDRARAAAVPVAGTATEARHWLLIEDPTPWGAAAVQDAAWYPQVADAVARWQAALPDLRVQLIRRALKTWDEPGRIRCYFVRAGTAPVVHQRSVPAYAALGALEGLALWRASGVDEDAPPLVLTCTNGRRDACCAKWGRPVAAAVQAAAPQHAWQTSHLGGHRFAPTVLALPYGAHYGWIAPAEAPALVAAHREGRLFDLSRYRGCVAEARPVQAARIALRRRTASVDYGAIETVRAAAEDDATWHIELRHRGRRYGSTVRATAGPAMRLSCTSEDAKPTTRYAVAWDDEAA, from the coding sequence ATGGCTGCTCCCTCCTCCTTTTGTTCGGATCGCGCCCGAGCGGCCGCGGTGCCTGTGGCAGGTACCGCCACCGAAGCGCGTCACTGGCTGCTGATTGAAGACCCAACGCCGTGGGGGGCTGCGGCTGTGCAGGATGCCGCGTGGTACCCGCAGGTGGCCGATGCGGTGGCCCGCTGGCAGGCTGCGCTCCCCGACCTCCGCGTACAGCTGATTCGTCGCGCGCTGAAGACGTGGGACGAGCCGGGGCGCATCCGGTGCTATTTTGTGCGTGCCGGTACGGCGCCGGTGGTGCATCAGCGGTCGGTGCCGGCGTATGCGGCGCTTGGTGCGTTGGAGGGCCTCGCGCTGTGGCGGGCGTCGGGTGTGGACGAGGACGCGCCGCCGCTGGTGCTTACGTGCACGAACGGGCGCCGCGATGCGTGCTGCGCGAAGTGGGGGCGTCCGGTGGCCGCGGCGGTGCAGGCGGCCGCGCCGCAGCATGCCTGGCAGACGAGCCACCTGGGCGGGCATCGCTTTGCGCCCACGGTGCTTGCGCTCCCCTACGGCGCCCACTACGGATGGATCGCGCCGGCAGAGGCCCCGGCGCTCGTGGCTGCGCACCGCGAGGGGCGGCTGTTCGACCTGTCGCGCTACCGCGGGTGCGTGGCCGAGGCACGCCCGGTGCAGGCCGCACGCATCGCCTTGCGCCGTCGCACCGCGAGCGTCGACTATGGGGCGATCGAGACGGTACGCGCGGCCGCCGAAGACGATGCGACGTGGCACATCGAACTGCGCCATCGCGGGCGGCGGTACGGGTCCACCGTGCGCGCCACGGCAGGGCCTGCCATGCGGCTCAGCTGCACGTCGGAGGATGCCAAGCCCACGACGCGCTATGCGGTGGCGTGGGACGATGAGGCGGCGTAG